In the Methylophilus sp. 5 genome, one interval contains:
- the metH gene encoding methionine synthase, whose protein sequence is MPQLPISATEQWLREALSQRILILDGAMGTMIQQYKLTEADYRGARFKDFQGPAGERELFVKGNNELLTLTQPHVIQEIHEKYLAAGADLIETNTFGATSVAQDDYHMAHLVYEMNVESAKLAKAACVKYSTPDKPRFVAGALGPTPKTASISPDVNDPAARNVSFDQLVTSYLEQIRGLVDGGADILMVETIFDTLNCKAALFAIETFFDEQGKTWPIMISGTVTDASGRILSGQTVTAFWHSVRHVKPLTVGLNCALGATLMRPYAEELSKVADTFVCIYPNAGLPNPMSDTGFDETPDVTSSLVKEFADSGFINIAGGCCGTTPDHINAIYTAIKALPPRQVPTLPVTTKLSGLEPFIIDESSLYVNVGERTNVTGSKAFARMIINEQYEEALSVARQQVENGAQVIDINMDEGMLDAVKAMTHFLNLVASEPDIARVPIMIDSSKWAVIEAGLKCVQGKAIVNSISMKEGETEFLRQAKLCQRYGAAVVVMAFDETGQADTYARKTEICKRAYDLLVGHGFPPEDIIFDPNIFAVATGIEEHNNYAVDFIEATRWIKQNLPYARISGGVSNVSFSFRGNEPAREAIHTVFLYHAIQAGMTMGIVNAGMVGVYDDIAPELRERVEDVVLNRVVDPENPLAATERMIEIAGTLVAGGKKQEATLAWRGTPEAPVPPGKRLEYALVHGITDFIVADTEEVRADIMNNGGRPIHVIEGPLMDGMNVVGDLFGQGKMFLPQVVKSARVMKSAVAHLIPFIEEEKAAEERRTGLVAKPKGKVVIATVKGDVHDIGKNIVSVVLQCNNFEVVNMGVMVPAAEILAMAKAENADIIGLSGLITPSLEEMAYIAKEMQRDPHFVENQTPLLIGGATTSRAHTAVKIAPNYQGPVIYVPDASRSVSVMQNLLTPETRGAYLAEIQADYEKARHQHANKKGVPMLSLADARANAAKVEFTGDKAPVKPKFIGRRVFKNIDLALIAQYIDWGPFFQTWDLAGFYPAILKDEVVGDAATKVFAEAQVMLKRMVDGRWLSANGVIALLPANQVNQDDIEIYTDDTRSQVALTWYGMRQQTQKPVIDGVARPNQCLADFIAPKGPSRSETIDDYIGLFAVTAGLGMEKRLADFEKNHDDYNAIMFKSLADRLAEAFAEYMHERVRQDLWGYAASEALDKDALIKEQYQGIRPAPGYPACPDHTVKEQMFEVLQATEIDMQLTDSYAMLPAAAVSGFYFAHPESRYFSVDKIGNDQLEDMAKRRDVEKDWLERWLAPNLG, encoded by the coding sequence ATGCCGCAACTGCCCATCTCCGCCACTGAACAATGGTTACGTGAGGCGCTTTCACAGCGCATCCTGATTCTGGATGGCGCGATGGGGACCATGATTCAGCAATACAAGCTGACCGAGGCCGATTATCGCGGTGCGCGTTTCAAAGACTTTCAAGGCCCAGCGGGCGAGCGTGAGTTGTTCGTTAAAGGCAATAACGAGCTGTTAACGCTCACGCAGCCGCACGTCATTCAAGAAATCCACGAAAAGTATCTGGCAGCAGGCGCTGACCTGATTGAAACCAATACCTTTGGTGCCACCAGTGTGGCGCAAGACGATTACCACATGGCGCATCTGGTGTATGAGATGAACGTGGAATCGGCCAAACTGGCCAAGGCCGCGTGCGTGAAGTACAGCACACCAGACAAGCCGCGCTTTGTCGCGGGCGCCCTCGGCCCGACGCCAAAAACCGCCTCAATTTCGCCCGATGTAAACGACCCGGCGGCGCGTAATGTGAGCTTTGACCAATTGGTCACCTCTTATTTAGAGCAAATTCGCGGCCTGGTTGATGGTGGCGCTGACATTTTGATGGTGGAAACCATTTTTGATACGCTCAACTGTAAAGCCGCTTTGTTTGCCATTGAGACTTTCTTCGACGAGCAAGGCAAAACCTGGCCCATCATGATTTCTGGCACGGTGACGGATGCCTCGGGCCGTATTCTTTCAGGCCAAACCGTGACTGCTTTTTGGCACTCGGTGCGCCATGTTAAACCACTGACGGTTGGCCTCAACTGTGCGCTCGGGGCCACACTCATGCGTCCCTATGCTGAAGAGCTCAGCAAAGTCGCTGATACCTTTGTCTGCATTTACCCCAACGCCGGGTTGCCTAACCCTATGTCTGACACCGGCTTTGACGAAACGCCAGACGTGACCTCCAGCCTGGTGAAAGAATTCGCCGATAGTGGCTTTATCAATATTGCCGGTGGTTGCTGCGGCACCACGCCCGACCATATCAACGCCATTTACACCGCAATTAAAGCGCTGCCGCCACGCCAGGTGCCAACTCTGCCGGTCACCACCAAGCTCTCTGGCCTGGAGCCTTTTATCATTGATGAAAGCTCGCTCTATGTAAACGTGGGTGAGCGCACCAACGTCACCGGCTCTAAAGCGTTTGCGCGCATGATTATCAACGAGCAATACGAAGAAGCGCTGAGTGTGGCGCGTCAGCAGGTAGAAAACGGCGCGCAGGTCATCGACATCAACATGGACGAAGGCATGCTGGATGCGGTCAAGGCGATGACGCATTTCCTCAACCTAGTTGCCTCTGAGCCTGACATCGCTCGCGTGCCTATCATGATCGACTCCTCAAAATGGGCGGTGATTGAGGCCGGGCTAAAGTGCGTGCAAGGCAAGGCCATTGTTAACTCGATTTCGATGAAAGAGGGCGAAACCGAGTTTTTACGGCAGGCCAAATTGTGCCAACGCTATGGTGCGGCCGTGGTAGTGATGGCGTTTGACGAAACCGGTCAGGCCGATACCTATGCGCGCAAAACCGAGATTTGCAAACGCGCTTACGATTTGTTGGTGGGGCACGGTTTTCCGCCAGAAGACATTATTTTTGACCCCAATATTTTTGCCGTGGCCACCGGCATTGAAGAACACAACAACTACGCGGTGGACTTTATCGAAGCCACGCGCTGGATCAAGCAAAACCTGCCCTATGCCCGTATTTCCGGCGGGGTGTCCAATGTGAGTTTCAGCTTCCGCGGCAACGAGCCTGCGCGTGAAGCCATTCACACCGTGTTTCTCTACCACGCCATTCAGGCCGGCATGACGATGGGTATCGTTAACGCGGGCATGGTCGGCGTCTATGACGATATTGCCCCTGAGTTGCGCGAGCGGGTCGAAGACGTGGTGCTCAACCGCGTGGTCGACCCGGAAAATCCTTTAGCGGCCACCGAACGCATGATCGAGATTGCCGGAACACTGGTCGCCGGTGGTAAAAAACAGGAAGCCACCTTGGCTTGGCGCGGCACGCCAGAGGCGCCGGTGCCCCCTGGTAAGCGACTCGAATATGCGCTGGTGCATGGTATTACCGACTTTATTGTGGCCGACACCGAAGAGGTGCGTGCTGACATTATGAATAACGGCGGCCGCCCGATTCACGTCATTGAAGGCCCGCTGATGGACGGCATGAACGTGGTCGGTGACCTGTTTGGCCAGGGCAAGATGTTTTTGCCGCAGGTGGTAAAGTCGGCGCGCGTGATGAAGTCCGCTGTGGCGCACTTGATCCCGTTTATTGAGGAAGAAAAAGCCGCCGAAGAGCGCCGCACCGGCCTGGTCGCCAAGCCAAAAGGCAAAGTGGTGATCGCCACCGTAAAAGGCGACGTGCATGACATCGGCAAAAACATCGTGTCGGTGGTGTTGCAGTGCAACAACTTTGAGGTGGTGAATATGGGCGTGATGGTGCCCGCGGCCGAGATTCTGGCCATGGCCAAAGCTGAAAATGCTGACATTATCGGCCTCAGTGGCCTGATTACGCCGTCGCTTGAAGAAATGGCTTATATCGCCAAAGAGATGCAGCGCGACCCGCACTTTGTCGAAAACCAAACGCCGTTGCTGATTGGTGGCGCCACCACTTCACGCGCGCACACTGCCGTGAAAATTGCGCCTAATTACCAAGGCCCGGTGATTTACGTGCCCGATGCCTCGCGCTCAGTGAGTGTGATGCAAAACCTGCTCACGCCAGAAACACGCGGGGCTTACCTGGCCGAGATTCAGGCCGATTACGAAAAAGCCCGCCACCAGCATGCCAATAAAAAAGGCGTGCCCATGCTGAGCCTGGCCGATGCACGCGCCAATGCCGCAAAAGTAGAGTTCACTGGCGATAAAGCGCCGGTGAAGCCTAAGTTTATCGGCCGTCGCGTGTTTAAAAATATTGATTTAGCCTTGATCGCGCAATACATAGACTGGGGTCCGTTTTTCCAGACCTGGGACCTGGCCGGTTTTTACCCGGCGATTTTAAAAGACGAAGTGGTTGGTGACGCTGCGACCAAAGTGTTTGCCGAAGCGCAGGTGATGCTCAAACGCATGGTGGATGGCCGTTGGTTAAGCGCCAATGGCGTCATTGCGCTATTGCCCGCCAACCAGGTCAATCAGGATGACATTGAAATCTATACCGACGACACCCGCAGCCAGGTCGCACTCACCTGGTACGGCATGCGCCAGCAAACCCAAAAACCGGTGATCGACGGTGTGGCCCGCCCTAACCAGTGCCTGGCTGACTTTATTGCACCAAAAGGGCCATCGAGAAGTGAAACTATAGATGATTACATCGGCCTGTTTGCCGTCACCGCCGGATTGGGCATGGAAAAACGCCTGGCTGACTTTGAAAAAAATCACGATGACTACAACGCCATCATGTTCAAGTCACTGGCGGACCGCCTGGCCGAAGCCTTTGCCGAATACATGCACGAGCGCGTGCGGCAAGACTTATGGGGCTATGCCGCCAGCGAAGCCTTAGATAAAGATGCGCTGATTAAAGAGCAATATCAGGGTATTCGCCCGGCACCAGGGTATCCGGCTTGCCCCGATCACACGGTGAAAGAGCAGATGTTTGAGGTGTTGCAAGCCACCGAAATTGACATGCAGCTCACAGACAGTTACGCCATGCTGCCAGCGGCAGCAGTGAGCGGCTTCTATTTTGCGCATCCTGAGTCCAGGTATTTTAGTGTGGATAAAATTGGTAATGACCAGTTGGAAGATATGGCGAAACGGCGTGATGTGGAGAAAGATTGGTTGGAGCGCTGGTTAGCGCCTAACCTGGGTTGA
- the waaA gene encoding lipid IV(A) 3-deoxy-D-manno-octulosonic acid transferase encodes MPKFVYSLLMFAVAALLPLKLFWRGLKQPEYRQHVGERYGFYTQVVKAPVIWIHCVSVGETRATQPLIQALLAHYPSRQLLITHGTPTGRDTSSQLFQPKIASGRVLQAYLPVDTPGAAKRFLTHFKPELGLLMETELWFHLINQATRLSIPMALLSARLSAKSAAGYTKLGSLTRTGLQQLSLVAAQTAADAERLQALGAQHPIICGNLKFDVTPPADSAAKGAELRQLLGAQRTVFMAASTREGEESLILDAVQGADVLTLLVPRHPQRFAEVESLLKARGLRYVLRTELVQPLNKDVQVVLGNSMGEMYTYYAASDFAVMGGSLQPLGGQNLIEAAAMGVPTILGPHMFNFAQVTQAAVMADAAVQLSDVAELHGMIATLAADRSKVRTMSQAAKGFTLQHRGTTERLMAAIAPLLKR; translated from the coding sequence ATGCCAAAATTCGTTTATTCGCTGCTGATGTTTGCCGTGGCCGCCCTGCTGCCACTCAAGCTATTCTGGCGCGGCCTCAAGCAACCCGAATACCGCCAGCATGTGGGTGAGCGCTATGGTTTTTATACGCAAGTTGTTAAAGCGCCCGTCATCTGGATACACTGCGTCTCGGTAGGTGAAACGCGCGCCACACAGCCGTTAATACAAGCCTTACTGGCGCACTACCCCAGCCGCCAACTGCTGATTACACACGGCACCCCGACGGGTCGCGATACCAGCAGCCAGTTGTTTCAGCCAAAAATTGCCAGTGGTCGTGTACTGCAAGCCTATTTACCCGTAGACACGCCAGGCGCGGCCAAGCGCTTTCTCACTCACTTTAAACCAGAGTTAGGCTTGTTAATGGAAACCGAGCTGTGGTTTCATTTAATTAACCAGGCCACGCGGCTGAGTATCCCCATGGCACTGCTCAGCGCGCGCCTGTCAGCAAAGTCAGCCGCAGGCTATACCAAACTGGGCAGCCTGACCCGCACCGGCTTGCAACAACTGTCACTGGTCGCCGCACAAACGGCCGCCGATGCCGAGCGCCTGCAAGCACTGGGGGCACAACACCCCATCATCTGCGGCAACCTCAAGTTTGATGTCACGCCGCCAGCGGATAGCGCTGCCAAAGGCGCTGAATTGCGCCAGTTGCTAGGCGCACAACGCACCGTGTTTATGGCGGCGAGTACGCGTGAGGGTGAAGAATCATTAATCCTCGACGCCGTGCAAGGCGCGGATGTGCTCACCCTGTTAGTGCCGCGCCACCCGCAACGCTTTGCCGAGGTTGAGTCACTACTCAAGGCACGCGGCTTGCGTTATGTATTGCGTACAGAACTGGTGCAACCTTTGAATAAAGACGTGCAGGTAGTGCTGGGCAATAGCATGGGTGAGATGTACACCTATTATGCGGCCAGTGACTTTGCCGTGATGGGCGGCAGTTTGCAGCCGCTGGGTGGGCAAAACCTGATTGAAGCGGCGGCCATGGGCGTGCCGACGATATTAGGGCCACATATGTTTAACTTTGCGCAGGTGACGCAAGCGGCGGTGATGGCAGATGCGGCGGTGCAACTAAGCGATGTGGCGGAGCTGCATGGCATGATTGCTACCTTGGCGGCGGATAGAAGCAAAGTGCGAACGATGTCGCAAGCAGCGAAGGGGTTTACATTGCAGCATAGAGGGACAACGGAGAGATTGATGGCAGCGATAGCGCCATTGTTGAAAAGGTAA
- a CDS encoding adenosylcobalamin-dependent ribonucleoside-diphosphate reductase: MLKAVEQKKVHSEEAAVEIPVQPVSLDIWDKKYRLKTKSGEHVDQDMDDSYSRVARALADVETTEAKRAEWHEKFLWALRRGAIPAGRITSNAGAQEHKPATSTINCTVSGVVEDSMDDILGKVHEAGLTLKAGCGIGYEFSTLRPKGAFVAGAGAYTSGPLSFMDIYDKMCFTVSSAGGRRGAQMATFDISHPDVTDFIKAKRENGRLRQFNLSCLITKEFMEAVKADDEWRLAFPVTEKEAIIDGLNVNDESQVVWRDWPVKQKYLTKLDGPEAGKVACRIYKTIKARRLWDVIMSSTYDFAEPGFILIDRVNEMNNNWFCENIRATNPCGEQPLPPYGACLLGSVNLTKFVREPFTDQAAFDWDEYHKVVAVFTRMLDNVVEINGLPLEQQRQEIARKRRHGMGYLGLGSTLTMLKMKYGDEDSIKFTEEVTRVMAEVGWEVGVQLAEEKGPAPIMDEKFEVTADMLRVRPEMAADGIKVGQKLAGKVLLGKYSRYMQQFPEGLRNQIATKGVRFTHHSSIAPTGTISLSLANNASNGIEPSFAHHYARNVIREGKKSKEKVDVFSYELLAYRELVNANAMPFSDKPEEQLPDYFLDSSTIMAKAHVDIQAAAQKWIDSSISKTINVPTDYDFEDFKNIYLYAYDKGLKGCTTFRFNPEAFQGVLVTEKDLESTTYKFTLEDGTEIEAKGNEEIEYDGEIHTAANLFDAFKEGYYGKF, encoded by the coding sequence ATGCTGAAAGCTGTTGAACAAAAGAAAGTCCATTCAGAGGAGGCCGCCGTGGAAATCCCGGTGCAACCTGTTTCACTCGATATCTGGGATAAAAAATATCGCCTGAAAACAAAATCTGGTGAGCATGTAGACCAGGACATGGACGATTCTTACAGCCGCGTCGCGCGCGCATTGGCTGACGTCGAGACCACCGAGGCCAAAAGAGCCGAATGGCACGAAAAGTTTTTGTGGGCATTGCGCCGCGGTGCGATTCCGGCCGGCCGCATTACCTCCAACGCCGGTGCGCAAGAGCACAAGCCAGCCACTTCTACCATTAACTGTACTGTCTCAGGCGTGGTTGAAGACAGCATGGACGATATTTTGGGCAAAGTGCACGAAGCTGGCCTGACCCTCAAAGCCGGTTGCGGTATTGGTTATGAGTTTTCTACCCTGCGTCCCAAAGGCGCGTTTGTCGCTGGCGCGGGTGCTTACACTTCCGGCCCGCTGTCGTTTATGGATATCTACGACAAAATGTGTTTCACCGTCTCGTCTGCCGGTGGCCGTCGCGGCGCACAAATGGCGACGTTTGATATTTCGCATCCAGACGTGACTGACTTTATCAAAGCCAAGCGTGAAAACGGCCGTTTGCGCCAGTTCAACCTGAGCTGCCTGATTACCAAAGAGTTTATGGAGGCAGTAAAAGCCGATGACGAGTGGCGTTTGGCGTTCCCGGTCACAGAGAAAGAAGCCATTATTGATGGCCTGAATGTGAATGACGAGTCACAAGTGGTGTGGCGCGACTGGCCGGTTAAGCAAAAATACCTGACCAAGCTCGATGGCCCAGAAGCCGGTAAAGTGGCTTGCCGTATCTACAAAACCATCAAAGCGCGCCGTCTGTGGGACGTGATCATGTCCTCCACCTACGACTTTGCGGAGCCAGGCTTTATCCTGATCGACCGCGTCAACGAAATGAACAACAACTGGTTCTGCGAAAACATCCGCGCCACCAACCCTTGCGGCGAGCAACCATTGCCCCCTTACGGCGCTTGTTTGCTGGGCTCAGTCAATCTGACCAAGTTTGTGCGTGAGCCATTTACCGATCAAGCCGCTTTTGACTGGGATGAATATCACAAGGTGGTTGCCGTGTTCACCCGCATGCTGGATAACGTGGTCGAAATTAACGGTTTGCCATTAGAGCAACAACGCCAAGAAATCGCCCGCAAACGCCGTCACGGCATGGGCTATTTAGGCTTGGGTTCTACACTGACCATGCTCAAAATGAAATACGGTGATGAAGACTCGATCAAATTCACCGAAGAAGTGACCCGCGTCATGGCCGAAGTGGGCTGGGAAGTCGGCGTGCAACTGGCCGAAGAAAAAGGCCCGGCACCGATCATGGACGAAAAGTTTGAAGTCACCGCTGACATGCTGCGCGTGCGCCCGGAAATGGCGGCTGATGGCATCAAGGTTGGCCAAAAACTGGCCGGTAAAGTGTTGCTGGGTAAATACAGCCGCTACATGCAGCAGTTCCCAGAAGGCTTGCGTAACCAGATCGCCACCAAAGGCGTGCGCTTTACCCACCATAGCTCTATCGCGCCAACCGGTACGATTTCACTCAGTCTGGCCAACAACGCCAGCAACGGTATCGAGCCGAGCTTTGCCCACCACTATGCGCGTAATGTGATTCGTGAAGGCAAAAAATCTAAAGAGAAAGTCGACGTATTCAGCTACGAGCTGCTGGCCTACCGTGAGCTGGTGAATGCCAACGCCATGCCTTTCAGCGACAAGCCAGAAGAGCAATTGCCAGACTACTTCCTCGATTCATCCACCATCATGGCCAAAGCCCACGTGGATATTCAGGCCGCTGCCCAAAAATGGATTGATAGCTCCATCTCCAAAACCATCAATGTGCCGACCGATTACGACTTTGAAGATTTCAAGAACATTTATCTCTACGCCTATGACAAAGGCCTCAAAGGCTGCACGACCTTCCGTTTCAACCCTGAGGCGTTCCAGGGCGTGTTGGTGACCGAGAAAGATTTAGAGAGCACCACCTACAAGTTTACGCTGGAAGATGGCACCGAGATTGAAGCCAAAGGCAACGAAGAGATTGAGTACGACGGTGAGATTCACACGGCGGCCAATTTATTCGACGCGTTTAAAGAAGGCTACTACGGAAAATTCTAG
- a CDS encoding NrdJb, with protein sequence MAIKIDKKITAYKLVTDEDKKAAEAAQAPVTNIIQMGEPLSRPDMLVGNTYKIKTPVTEHALYITINDVIMNQGTPQEHRRPFEIFINSKNMEHFQWIVALTRVMSAVFRKGGDVTFLVEELKSVFEPSGGYFKKGGKFVPSLVAEIGEVVEKHLQEIGMLKKPGLDEHQQKLVEEKKAEYLEKHAKSGDESNDEGFPKGAQLCKKCNTKASILMDGCMTCLNCGDSKCG encoded by the coding sequence ATGGCAATCAAAATCGACAAAAAAATCACCGCCTACAAACTGGTGACCGATGAAGACAAAAAAGCAGCCGAGGCCGCACAAGCGCCTGTCACAAACATTATTCAAATGGGTGAGCCATTGAGCCGCCCAGACATGCTCGTAGGCAACACCTACAAAATCAAAACGCCGGTGACCGAGCACGCGCTCTACATCACCATCAACGACGTCATTATGAACCAAGGCACGCCACAAGAGCACCGCCGCCCGTTCGAGATCTTCATCAACTCCAAAAACATGGAGCACTTCCAGTGGATAGTCGCACTGACCCGCGTCATGTCCGCCGTGTTCCGTAAGGGTGGCGATGTCACCTTTTTGGTGGAGGAGCTCAAAAGCGTATTCGAGCCTAGCGGCGGCTACTTTAAAAAAGGCGGCAAGTTTGTGCCTAGCTTGGTGGCCGAGATTGGTGAAGTGGTAGAAAAACACCTGCAAGAAATCGGCATGCTGAAAAAACCGGGTTTAGACGAACACCAGCAAAAACTGGTAGAAGAGAAAAAAGCCGAATATCTCGAAAAACACGCCAAATCAGGTGACGAATCAAACGACGAGGGCTTTCCAAAAGGCGCGCAGCTTTGTAAAAAGTGTAATACCAAAGCCAGCATCTTAATGGATGGATGTATGACTTGCTTGAATTGTGGGGATAGTAAGTGCGGCTAA